One window of uncultured Trichococcus sp. genomic DNA carries:
- the purR gene encoding pur operon repressor, with protein sequence MKIKRSERLVDMTRYLLERPHRLISLTYFAKRYESAKSSISEDLSIIKKTFEDRGTGIVETLPGAAGGVKYIPTITKENAREIIEEMCEIMNSKDRLLPGGYVYLSDMLGNPELLQKIGRVIAAQYVDKKVDAVMTVATKGVPIAQAVATYLNVPFVIVRRDSKITEGSTVSINYVSGSSDRVEKMELSKRSLPRGSKVLIVDDFLKGGGTINGMRSMISEFESETVGVTVFAEAGYNSKREVFDYTSLIRVNNIDLKDHSISVGLGNYFDSSTD encoded by the coding sequence TTGAAAATAAAGCGCAGTGAACGGTTAGTCGATATGACCCGTTACTTACTAGAAAGACCGCATCGGTTGATTTCATTGACCTATTTCGCTAAACGTTATGAATCAGCGAAATCATCCATCAGTGAAGACTTATCCATCATCAAAAAAACATTTGAGGACCGGGGAACCGGGATTGTCGAAACGTTGCCGGGTGCAGCGGGGGGCGTCAAATATATTCCGACAATCACCAAAGAAAATGCCCGCGAAATTATAGAAGAAATGTGCGAAATCATGAACAGCAAAGATCGTCTGCTGCCGGGAGGATATGTTTATCTTTCCGACATGTTGGGCAATCCGGAACTGCTGCAAAAAATCGGGCGTGTGATCGCAGCCCAATACGTCGACAAAAAAGTGGATGCAGTCATGACTGTCGCCACTAAAGGCGTTCCGATCGCGCAAGCAGTCGCCACTTATCTGAATGTGCCGTTCGTCATCGTACGCCGGGATTCCAAAATTACCGAAGGCTCCACAGTGAGCATCAACTATGTTTCAGGCTCATCCGATCGGGTCGAAAAAATGGAACTATCCAAGCGCAGTTTACCGCGCGGTTCAAAAGTTCTGATTGTCGATGATTTCCTGAAAGGCGGCGGCACCATCAACGGTATGCGCAGCATGATTTCCGAATTCGAATCAGAAACAGTCGGCGTAACCGTCTTCGCAGAAGCCGGTTATAATTCCAAGCGTGAAGTATTCGATTATACGTCACTGATCCGCGTAAACAATATCGACTTGAAAGATCATTCCATCAGTGTAGGCTTGGGCAATTATTTCGATTCAAGTACCGATTGA
- a CDS encoding cupin domain-containing protein: MTKPTASFWIHELLLQPHAEGGYFRETDHSPELIVTEDRRERYLYSNILFLLTAENPSHFHRLKSDEAWYFHEGSTLTIHLLHPDGRYEAVRMGRRPDKGELFQFTVPKGVIFGSSIEGQPGDYALVSCMVSPGFDYRDFELLPYDTLLKDYPDCGNILEKLAYKKLPGDSFRKNHV, encoded by the coding sequence ATGACAAAACCGACTGCATCATTTTGGATACACGAACTGTTGCTTCAACCACATGCGGAAGGCGGCTATTTTCGCGAAACCGACCATTCACCCGAACTCATCGTTACCGAAGATCGGCGGGAACGCTATCTCTACAGCAACATCCTCTTCTTGTTGACTGCAGAAAATCCTTCGCATTTTCACCGTTTGAAATCCGATGAGGCCTGGTACTTCCATGAAGGCAGCACGTTGACGATCCATCTGTTGCATCCCGATGGCCGTTATGAGGCGGTCAGGATGGGGCGCCGTCCCGATAAAGGCGAACTTTTCCAATTTACGGTTCCGAAAGGGGTCATTTTTGGGAGCAGCATTGAAGGACAACCCGGAGACTATGCGCTCGTAAGTTGCATGGTTTCCCCTGGATTCGATTACCGTGATTTTGAATTGTTGCCCTATGATACGTTGCTCAAAGACTACCCTGATTGCGGGAATATTTTGGAAAAATTGGCTTACAAAAAGCTGCCGGGGGATTCTTTCAGGAAAAATCATGTGTGA
- a CDS encoding metal ABC transporter permease, giving the protein MEMFLYGFMQRAFQASTLIAIMAPILGLLLILRRQSLMADTLSHVSLAGVALGMLLNINPTLTTLGIVILAAIGIEYLRVIFKGYSEISIAILMATGMAVALVLMSFVSGKQNASVEQFLFGSIITINDDQILILLALAIIVVLLYLIFRKPLYVLTFDEDTAHTAGLPVRLMSLLVSVITGVAISVVMPITGSLLVSSIMILPAAISMRLVHTFNGVILLGIGIGLTGMYGGLFASYQYGTPPGATITLVFVAMFVLTSIFKVIIEKK; this is encoded by the coding sequence GTGGAGATGTTTCTCTATGGATTTATGCAAAGAGCCTTCCAAGCATCAACATTGATTGCAATCATGGCACCCATTTTGGGTCTGCTGCTGATTTTGCGCAGGCAATCCTTGATGGCGGATACGCTATCACATGTTTCCTTGGCTGGTGTTGCTTTGGGGATGCTCCTCAACATCAATCCGACGCTCACCACTTTAGGCATCGTCATTTTGGCGGCGATCGGGATCGAATATTTGCGCGTCATCTTCAAAGGCTATTCGGAAATATCCATCGCAATCCTGATGGCTACGGGAATGGCAGTCGCTTTGGTACTGATGAGCTTCGTTTCGGGCAAACAGAACGCCAGTGTCGAACAGTTTCTGTTCGGGTCGATCATCACCATCAATGATGACCAGATCCTCATCTTGTTGGCATTGGCAATCATAGTCGTTCTATTATATCTGATTTTCCGCAAACCGTTGTATGTGTTGACGTTTGATGAAGACACAGCCCATACGGCGGGCTTGCCGGTCCGCCTGATGTCGCTGTTGGTGTCTGTGATCACAGGGGTAGCCATCAGCGTAGTGATGCCGATTACCGGGTCCTTGCTGGTTTCTTCGATCATGATTCTGCCGGCAGCCATCTCAATGAGATTGGTGCATACCTTCAACGGCGTCATCCTGCTTGGGATCGGCATCGGTTTGACGGGGATGTACGGAGGATTGTTCGCATCCTATCAATACGGAACGCCTCCCGGTGCCACCATCACCTTGGTTTTCGTGGCGATGTTCGTTTTGACCAGCATCTTTAAGGTCATCATCGAAAAGAAGTAG